One genomic region from Bradyrhizobium icense encodes:
- a CDS encoding outer membrane protein, whose protein sequence is MKKLAIAAAALAIGTVSASAADLAARPYTKAPAPIAAVYNWTGFYIGAQVGYAWGDNSTREFVTATGVPTAFNQGFNTDGFVGGGHVGYNWQVGQFVFGLEGDVEGADINGGYRLIPSLDGTDFRLDAQASIRGRLGVAFNNSLLYVTGGAAWADMEHTYVNANILFETHSTTRTGWTVGAGWEYGFTPNWSARLEYRYTDFGTFRNASVFSFPGFSYEHDPVFHTVRGGISYRFGGPVVARY, encoded by the coding sequence ATGAAAAAGCTCGCTATCGCCGCCGCCGCGCTGGCCATCGGCACGGTCAGCGCCTCGGCCGCCGATCTGGCCGCCCGGCCTTACACCAAAGCTCCCGCGCCGATCGCCGCCGTCTATAACTGGACCGGCTTCTACATCGGTGCACAGGTCGGTTACGCCTGGGGTGACAACAGCACCCGTGAGTTTGTCACCGCTACGGGCGTGCCTACCGCCTTCAATCAGGGCTTCAACACTGATGGCTTCGTTGGCGGTGGTCACGTCGGCTACAACTGGCAGGTCGGTCAGTTCGTCTTCGGTCTCGAAGGCGACGTTGAAGGCGCCGACATCAACGGCGGTTATCGCCTCATCCCCAGCCTCGATGGCACGGACTTCCGGCTGGATGCTCAGGCATCTATCCGTGGCCGCCTCGGTGTGGCCTTCAACAACTCGCTGCTTTACGTGACCGGCGGTGCGGCCTGGGCGGATATGGAGCACACCTACGTCAACGCGAATATCCTCTTTGAAACCCACTCCACCACACGCACCGGCTGGACCGTGGGCGCAGGCTGGGAATACGGCTTCACGCCGAACTGGTCGGCCCGTCTTGAGTACCGCTACACCGATTTTGGCACTTTCCGGAACGCCTCTGTCTTCTCGTTCCCCGGATTCTCGTATGAACATGATCCGGTGTTTCACACGGTGCGCGGTGGCATCAGCTATCGCTTCGGTGGCCCTGTCGTCGCCAGGTACTGA
- a CDS encoding FAD-dependent oxidoreductase, protein MKVRCCIVGAGPAGMMLGYLLGRAGIDVVVLEKHADFFRDFRGDTVHPSTLQVMDELGLIDGFLKLPHQRLQKMQGMFGGETVRIADLSRLHVKYPFIAFMPQWDFLNFLRESGKRFASLKVMMSTEATDLIRDGERVTGVKAKTPDGIIDVDADLTIACDGRHSLVRERAGLEVEEIGAPMDVLWFRAGKRENENESLFARVDPGKMMVTFDRGDYWQCAFVIPKGQYEAVKARGLPALLDDIARMAPILKPGLAEVKSWDDVKLLTVAVNRLKRWTRPGLLCIGDAAHAMSPIGGVGVNLAVQDAVAAANLLAPALVSGCPSEDELDAVRRRRAFPVRMTQRMQVVVQNNIVNAALKPGNRPLKVPFVMRLVTAVPWLQGITARFVGVGVRPEHVQSPAPA, encoded by the coding sequence ATGAAAGTACGTTGCTGCATCGTCGGCGCCGGGCCGGCCGGAATGATGCTCGGATATCTGCTGGGCCGCGCCGGCATCGACGTCGTGGTGCTGGAAAAGCATGCCGACTTCTTTCGCGATTTTCGCGGCGACACCGTGCATCCCTCGACGCTTCAGGTGATGGACGAACTCGGGCTGATCGACGGCTTCCTGAAACTGCCGCACCAGCGCTTGCAGAAGATGCAAGGCATGTTCGGCGGAGAAACGGTGCGGATCGCCGATCTGAGCAGGCTTCACGTCAAATATCCTTTCATCGCCTTCATGCCGCAGTGGGACTTTCTCAATTTCCTGCGCGAGAGCGGCAAGCGGTTCGCTTCCCTCAAGGTGATGATGTCGACGGAAGCGACCGATCTCATTCGAGACGGCGAGCGCGTCACGGGCGTGAAGGCGAAGACGCCGGATGGCATCATCGACGTCGATGCCGACCTGACCATTGCCTGCGACGGACGCCATTCGCTGGTGCGCGAACGCGCCGGCCTTGAGGTCGAGGAAATCGGCGCGCCGATGGACGTGTTGTGGTTTCGCGCCGGCAAGCGGGAGAACGAAAACGAGAGCCTGTTTGCGCGGGTCGATCCCGGCAAGATGATGGTGACCTTCGATCGCGGTGACTATTGGCAATGCGCGTTCGTCATTCCGAAGGGGCAGTATGAGGCCGTGAAGGCGAGGGGCTTGCCCGCGCTGCTCGACGACATCGCGCGCATGGCGCCGATCCTGAAACCGGGACTTGCCGAGGTGAAGAGCTGGGACGACGTCAAGCTGTTGACCGTTGCGGTCAACCGGCTGAAGCGCTGGACGCGGCCGGGGCTACTGTGCATCGGCGACGCCGCGCACGCGATGTCGCCGATCGGCGGCGTGGGCGTCAACCTCGCGGTCCAGGATGCCGTGGCGGCGGCGAACCTGCTGGCGCCAGCGCTGGTGAGCGGCTGCCCGTCGGAAGATGAACTCGACGCGGTGCGCCGGCGGCGCGCGTTTCCGGTGCGGATGACGCAGCGAATGCAGGTCGTCGTGCAGAACAACATCGTGAACGCTGCGCTGAAGCCGGGCAACCGGCCCCTGAAGGTCCCGTTCGTGATGCGGCTGGTCACCGCGGTGCCCTGGCTGCAGGGCATCACGGCGCGGTTTGTGGGGGTAGGCGTGCGGCCCGAGCATGTGCAGTCGCCGGCCCCAGCTTAG
- a CDS encoding FMN-binding negative transcriptional regulator: MYTPPMFKSDRAASLAFAEARGFGLACAWDGKRPVASPLPFYLTSANDGTPRAAFHVARQNPLVKLADGTASWLLAVTGADAYVSPDWYVSPDQVPTWLYRAVHLTGPVRTMSDDELAAQIETLSAKFEERLLPKKPWLLSKMTAGRLAAMKKAIVGLEMTVEEVEGSFKLNQHKSEADYAAVAQVLAQGDADAREIASLMRAARPLAFAAETEDNQMTLERNA; this comes from the coding sequence ATGTATACGCCACCAATGTTCAAGTCCGACCGCGCCGCGAGCCTCGCGTTCGCGGAAGCGCGCGGCTTCGGCCTGGCTTGCGCGTGGGATGGCAAGAGGCCGGTCGCCTCGCCGCTGCCGTTCTATCTGACCTCGGCCAATGACGGTACGCCGCGCGCGGCGTTTCACGTCGCGCGGCAAAATCCGCTGGTGAAGCTCGCGGACGGAACGGCGTCCTGGCTGCTGGCCGTGACGGGAGCGGATGCCTATGTGTCGCCGGACTGGTACGTCTCGCCGGACCAGGTGCCGACCTGGCTCTATCGGGCGGTGCATCTAACCGGCCCGGTGCGGACGATGTCGGACGACGAACTCGCCGCGCAGATCGAGACGCTGAGCGCGAAGTTCGAAGAGCGGCTGCTGCCGAAGAAGCCGTGGCTGTTGTCGAAGATGACGGCAGGGCGGCTGGCGGCGATGAAGAAGGCGATCGTGGGACTCGAAATGACGGTCGAAGAGGTGGAGGGCAGCTTCAAGCTGAACCAGCACAAGTCGGAGGCCGACTATGCAGCGGTTGCCCAAGTGCTGGCGCAAGGCGACGCAGACGCGCGCGAAATCGCAAGCCTGATGCGCGCGGCGCGGCCGCTGGCGTTCGCCGCGGAAACGGAAGACAATCAAATGACGCTTGAAAGGAACGCGTGA
- a CDS encoding MBL fold metallo-hydrolase has product MELTRRHALAGAAALAATPLLPQAPAKAAAPVADKQAPSFYRYKVGDAQVTAVSDGVNNFALPDTFVLNVKKDEVNAALEKAFMPKDKMSIQFAPLVINTGGKLVVVDTGNGAAAFASSKGNVGQFGANMVAAGFDPKAVDIVVISHFHGDHINGLLTADNAPTFPNAEVLVPAAEWKYFMDDGEMSRAPEGRMQTVFKNARRVLEAGLKKKVTPYEWGKEVAPGLTAVETIGHTPGHTSYVLASGSDKVFIQSDVTNLPALFVTNPGWHLMFDQDPALAEKTRRRVYDMLVADKMRVQGFHYPFPANGFVAKDGNGYRLIPAPWSPVI; this is encoded by the coding sequence ATGGAATTGACACGTCGTCACGCACTTGCCGGAGCCGCGGCGCTCGCCGCAACGCCGCTTTTGCCGCAGGCACCCGCCAAGGCGGCAGCCCCTGTGGCGGACAAGCAGGCGCCGAGCTTCTATCGCTACAAGGTGGGCGATGCCCAGGTGACGGCGGTTTCGGATGGCGTCAACAATTTCGCGCTGCCTGACACGTTCGTGCTCAACGTCAAGAAGGACGAAGTCAACGCGGCGCTCGAAAAGGCCTTCATGCCGAAGGACAAGATGTCGATCCAGTTCGCGCCGCTGGTCATCAATACCGGCGGCAAGCTCGTGGTGGTCGATACCGGTAACGGCGCTGCGGCCTTTGCATCGAGCAAGGGCAATGTCGGGCAGTTCGGCGCCAACATGGTCGCCGCCGGCTTCGACCCCAAGGCGGTCGACATCGTCGTCATCTCGCACTTCCACGGCGATCACATCAACGGTCTGTTGACTGCGGACAACGCGCCGACCTTTCCCAATGCCGAGGTTCTCGTGCCGGCGGCGGAATGGAAGTACTTCATGGATGACGGCGAGATGAGCCGGGCGCCGGAAGGGCGGATGCAGACCGTGTTCAAGAACGCCCGCCGCGTGCTGGAGGCAGGGCTCAAGAAGAAGGTGACGCCCTATGAATGGGGCAAGGAAGTAGCTCCCGGACTGACGGCGGTGGAAACCATCGGCCACACGCCGGGCCACACCTCCTACGTTCTCGCGTCAGGCTCCGACAAGGTGTTCATCCAGTCTGACGTCACCAACCTGCCGGCGCTGTTCGTCACCAATCCCGGCTGGCACCTGATGTTCGACCAGGATCCGGCGCTGGCGGAAAAGACCCGCCGCCGGGTCTACGACATGCTGGTCGCCGACAAGATGCGGGTCCAGGGCTTCCACTATCCGTTCCCGGCCAACGGTTTTGTCGCGAAGGACGGTAACGGCTACCGGCTGATCCCGGCGCCGTGGAGTCCGGTGATTTGA
- a CDS encoding O-antigen ligase family protein, which yields MSEFAAAPVLRPGLPGFIAAWPQSRLWLLCLDIYPALAGAALPWSTTAVSVFTALWMVTVLPTIDWQAFFESLRASARSLPLVFFALALAGVLWADDTAAVKLLGLSPVVKLLAIPLLIYHYQRSERGHWVLIAFLVSCVLLMGVSWVTYFADWKAHPDGLAGVPVRNYIDQSHEFALCLFAIAPLLLSFTANGHRAWALVLAAIMLGFYCDMRFVATSRTALVCFPALLVLFAVRYLNRRHAICLLALAAIVEGAVLLASPYLRDRVERTVQDSQVAVDTNAATATSNGLRLAYWRASVRSISEAPMFGHGTGSTKQLFDREAAGRSGEWGRSIRNPHNQTLYVAIQWGMLGALILYAMWYFHLQLFRESTLVAWVGMVIVVQNFVSSLFNSHLFDFHEGWIYVLGVGVAGGMVARAQPQPALARGSEQAGMAGL from the coding sequence ATGTCAGAGTTTGCCGCCGCGCCGGTGTTGCGACCAGGGCTCCCAGGCTTCATCGCCGCCTGGCCGCAGTCCCGGCTCTGGCTTCTTTGCCTCGACATTTACCCGGCACTTGCCGGAGCCGCGCTGCCATGGTCGACGACCGCAGTCTCGGTTTTCACGGCGTTGTGGATGGTCACCGTCCTTCCCACGATCGATTGGCAGGCGTTCTTCGAATCCTTACGTGCGTCAGCGCGATCTTTGCCTTTGGTCTTCTTTGCACTGGCGCTCGCGGGCGTCCTCTGGGCCGACGATACCGCGGCCGTGAAATTGCTGGGGCTCAGTCCCGTCGTAAAGCTACTGGCCATCCCGCTTCTCATTTACCATTACCAACGCTCCGAGCGCGGGCATTGGGTGTTGATTGCGTTCCTGGTTTCCTGCGTCCTGCTCATGGGCGTGTCATGGGTGACATATTTCGCGGACTGGAAGGCCCATCCGGACGGGTTGGCTGGAGTCCCCGTCAGAAACTACATCGATCAAAGCCACGAATTCGCCCTGTGCCTGTTTGCCATCGCGCCGCTGCTCCTGTCATTCACTGCAAACGGTCATCGAGCCTGGGCCCTCGTACTCGCGGCCATCATGTTGGGCTTCTACTGCGATATGCGGTTTGTTGCGACTTCACGCACCGCGTTGGTCTGCTTCCCCGCCTTGCTCGTTCTTTTTGCCGTCAGATACCTGAACCGCAGACACGCAATCTGTCTTCTCGCATTGGCGGCGATCGTCGAGGGCGCTGTTCTACTCGCGTCACCCTATCTGCGTGATCGCGTCGAGCGCACCGTGCAGGACTCCCAGGTGGCTGTCGATACCAATGCCGCGACCGCGACCTCGAACGGCCTGCGGCTGGCATATTGGCGCGCTTCCGTCAGATCGATTTCAGAGGCGCCGATGTTCGGGCACGGTACCGGATCGACCAAACAGTTGTTCGACCGCGAAGCCGCGGGCAGGAGCGGCGAGTGGGGCCGCTCCATTCGCAACCCGCATAACCAAACGCTCTACGTCGCCATCCAGTGGGGGATGCTCGGCGCCCTCATCCTGTATGCGATGTGGTACTTTCATCTGCAGCTCTTTCGGGAATCCACGCTCGTTGCGTGGGTCGGGATGGTGATCGTCGTTCAGAACTTCGTCAGCTCGTTGTTCAATTCGCACCTGTTCGACTTCCACGAAGGTTGGATCTATGTTCTCGGCGTGGGTGTAGCGGGCGGCATGGTCGCGCGCGCGCAGCCTCAACCTGCTCTGGCGCGCGGATCAGAACAGGCAGGCATGGCCGGGCTTTAG
- a CDS encoding DedA family protein, which translates to MEDYVRALADFVRDNQAWAAPVVLVLAFCESLAFVSLLVPAWGALVAIGALVGVSGISFWPVWLAGGIGAALGDWVSYWIGFKYKEHVAEMWPLSRYPGILLRGEEFVKKWGVPSIFIGRFFGPLRASVPLAAGIFEMAYWPFQIANFVSALVWSAALLLIGDVMGKLAEWLWRVA; encoded by the coding sequence ATGGAAGACTATGTGCGCGCCCTGGCTGATTTCGTGCGCGACAATCAGGCTTGGGCCGCACCGGTCGTCCTGGTGCTGGCATTCTGCGAATCGCTTGCCTTCGTCTCGCTGCTGGTGCCGGCCTGGGGGGCGCTGGTCGCGATCGGCGCGCTGGTCGGCGTCAGCGGCATCAGCTTCTGGCCGGTCTGGCTCGCCGGCGGCATCGGCGCGGCGCTCGGCGACTGGGTCTCTTACTGGATCGGCTTCAAATACAAGGAGCACGTCGCCGAGATGTGGCCGCTGTCGCGCTATCCTGGAATCCTGCTGCGCGGCGAAGAATTCGTTAAGAAATGGGGCGTGCCTTCGATCTTCATCGGCCGCTTCTTCGGGCCACTGCGCGCCTCGGTGCCGCTGGCCGCCGGCATTTTCGAGATGGCCTACTGGCCATTCCAGATCGCCAATTTCGTCTCCGCGCTGGTCTGGTCGGCCGCTCTGCTACTGATCGGCGACGTCATGGGAAAACTCGCCGAATGGCTGTGGCGGGTGGCGTAG
- a CDS encoding outer membrane protein, translated as MKKVLLALTAVAAFTGSAVAADLGARPYAKAPAPVAAAYNWTGFYIFGGGGGGLWSADSNVVTFPGAPVALTRDQRNGGSGWFGTVGAGYDMQFAGRWVAGIFGDAQFGDIRGSLSDPFFFTEGRMKLETSYAAGVRLGYLVAPNVLSYVNAGYTGSEWSGTTQSTIFAPGGPGIYTTPSFDRNGWFIGGGVENNLDLFGISAPGWFMKTEYRSAFYDRVTLPGTVTPAFGGGPTGTAVTFKPWTQTISTSLVYRFNWSGAPVAARY; from the coding sequence ATGAAAAAAGTACTGCTCGCTTTGACCGCGGTTGCAGCATTCACCGGATCGGCAGTTGCGGCCGACCTCGGGGCCCGGCCCTACGCCAAGGCGCCGGCTCCTGTCGCCGCAGCGTATAACTGGACCGGCTTCTACATCTTCGGTGGTGGCGGCGGCGGGCTCTGGAGCGCTGATAGCAACGTCGTGACCTTCCCTGGGGCTCCAGTGGCCCTCACCCGCGACCAGCGGAATGGCGGCAGCGGCTGGTTCGGAACGGTCGGCGCCGGCTACGATATGCAGTTCGCCGGCCGATGGGTGGCCGGTATTTTCGGTGACGCTCAGTTCGGGGATATCCGCGGCTCCCTCAGCGATCCTTTCTTTTTCACCGAAGGCCGCATGAAGCTCGAGACGAGCTATGCCGCTGGTGTGCGACTGGGTTATCTGGTTGCTCCCAATGTGTTGTCTTACGTTAATGCTGGCTACACTGGTTCAGAGTGGTCGGGCACTACTCAATCCACTATCTTCGCGCCCGGCGGCCCGGGAATCTACACCACGCCCTCCTTCGATCGGAATGGATGGTTCATTGGCGGCGGCGTTGAGAACAACCTGGACCTTTTCGGCATCTCGGCTCCCGGCTGGTTCATGAAGACAGAGTATCGCTCTGCTTTCTATGATCGCGTCACCTTGCCGGGGACGGTCACGCCCGCCTTCGGCGGCGGTCCGACCGGTACCGCTGTGACCTTCAAGCCCTGGACGCAGACCATCAGCACCTCGCTGGTGTACCGCTTCAACTGGAGTGGCGCTCCGGTCGCCGCCAGGTACTGA
- a CDS encoding SDR family NAD(P)-dependent oxidoreductase has product MKPKLFDLTGKVAIVTGGNGGIGLGMARGLAEAGAVIAVVGRNEAKSAGAVAELEQGGAKAISVAADVTDKSAVTAMTERVVRELGRIDILVNNAGINIRKPPHALDIAEWNSVIQTNLTSAFLCSQAVYPAMKAVGGGKIINIGSMMSIFGASFTPAYAASKGGIVQFTRSCACAWAADNIQANAVLPGWIDTDLTKRARKEIDGLHDRVLARTPAARWGAIDDFAGIAVFLASPASDFVTGTAIPVDGGYSVMG; this is encoded by the coding sequence ATGAAGCCAAAACTCTTCGACCTCACCGGCAAGGTAGCCATCGTCACCGGTGGCAATGGCGGTATCGGGCTCGGCATGGCACGGGGTCTCGCCGAGGCCGGCGCGGTGATCGCCGTGGTGGGCCGCAACGAAGCGAAGTCGGCCGGTGCGGTCGCGGAACTTGAGCAAGGCGGCGCCAAGGCGATTTCGGTTGCGGCCGATGTCACCGACAAGTCGGCAGTCACCGCCATGACCGAACGCGTCGTCCGCGAACTCGGCCGAATCGATATCCTCGTCAACAATGCCGGCATCAACATCCGCAAGCCGCCGCATGCGCTCGATATCGCCGAGTGGAACAGCGTGATCCAAACCAACCTCACCAGCGCCTTCCTGTGCTCGCAGGCGGTTTATCCGGCGATGAAGGCGGTCGGCGGCGGCAAGATCATCAATATCGGCTCGATGATGTCGATCTTCGGCGCCAGCTTCACGCCAGCCTATGCCGCGAGCAAGGGCGGCATCGTGCAGTTCACCCGCTCCTGCGCCTGCGCCTGGGCGGCCGACAATATCCAGGCCAATGCCGTGCTGCCGGGCTGGATCGATACCGATCTCACCAAGCGCGCCCGCAAGGAGATCGACGGCCTGCACGACCGCGTGCTGGCGCGCACGCCGGCGGCGCGCTGGGGCGCGATCGATGATTTTGCAGGGATCGCAGTTTTTCTCGCCTCGCCCGCGTCCGACTTCGTCACCGGCACGGCGATTCCTGTCGATGGCGGGTATTCTGTTATGGGATAG
- a CDS encoding PEGA domain-containing protein: protein MRLLLAVAIAAPCLGCASVTRGTTENISISSTPAGATAEITGLDIPTACVTPCVVQAKRNADITVTVSKEGYESQIIPLTKEIPGAGAAGFAGNVLLGGLVGMGVDAATGAAMDHKPNPVIVTLQPVAPPRAARPRPAKRPAPPQS from the coding sequence ATCAGACTATTGTTGGCCGTCGCAATCGCGGCGCCGTGTCTTGGCTGTGCCTCCGTGACGCGGGGAACGACAGAGAACATTTCCATCTCGAGCACGCCGGCGGGCGCGACCGCCGAGATTACCGGTCTGGATATTCCAACGGCATGCGTGACGCCGTGCGTGGTCCAGGCCAAGCGCAACGCCGACATCACGGTAACCGTCAGCAAGGAAGGCTATGAGTCGCAGATCATTCCGTTGACCAAAGAGATCCCCGGAGCGGGCGCGGCAGGCTTCGCCGGCAACGTGCTTCTCGGTGGCCTGGTCGGAATGGGCGTCGATGCCGCTACCGGCGCGGCGATGGATCACAAGCCAAATCCGGTCATTGTGACCCTGCAACCCGTCGCGCCGCCCCGCGCGGCCAGGCCGCGGCCCGCGAAACGGCCGGCGCCGCCGCAGAGTTGA
- the parE gene encoding DNA topoisomerase IV subunit B: protein MSKPLKSVAKPKPNDLFGAESKGRAASKAASRGTSAEAGYTAADIEVLEGLEPVRRRPGMYIGGTDEKALHHLFAEVIDNAMDEALAGHASFIEVELSADGFLTVTDNGRGIPVDPHPKFPKKSALEVIMCTLHSGGKFDSKVYETSGGLHGVGVSVVNALSSRLEVEVARSQKLYRMSFERGHPKGKLEDLGKINNRRGTRIRFKPDTDIFGAKAAFKPQRLFKMTRSKAYLFGGVEIRWRCDPTLLKGIEDVPAEDSFHFPGGLKDYLGAAIHADTLVHPDIFSGKSGRNGAHGACEWAVAWTADADGFLSSYCNTVPTPDGGTHESGLRSAMLRGLKDHAERIGQGKRAAPVTSEDVMVGAAVMLSVFVREPEFQGQTKDRLATAEAQKIVEQAIKDPFDHWLSGNPLQANKLLDFVIERADERLRRRAEKEISRKTAVKKLRLPGKLSDCTNSAQEGSELFIVEGDSAGGSAKQARDRKTQAVLPLRGKILNVASAGKDKLTANAQLSDLMQAIGCGTGAHYREEDLRYSRIIIMTDADVDGAHIASLLITFFYRQTPRLIDEGHLYLAVPPLYKLTHGSKSVYARDDTHKDALLKSEFNANAKVEVNRFKGLGEMMPAQLKETTMDPAKRTLLRVVLLADDREGTADSVERLMGTKAEARFAFISDKAEFASDELLDV from the coding sequence ATGTCCAAACCATTGAAATCAGTTGCAAAACCAAAACCGAATGACCTCTTTGGAGCAGAATCGAAGGGCCGGGCTGCGTCCAAGGCCGCCTCGCGCGGAACCAGCGCCGAGGCCGGCTATACCGCTGCTGACATCGAGGTGCTGGAAGGCTTGGAACCGGTGCGCCGGCGCCCCGGCATGTACATCGGCGGCACCGACGAGAAAGCGCTGCACCACCTGTTCGCCGAAGTCATCGACAATGCCATGGACGAGGCACTGGCAGGGCATGCCTCCTTCATCGAGGTGGAATTGAGCGCCGACGGCTTCTTGACCGTCACCGACAACGGCCGCGGCATCCCGGTCGATCCGCATCCGAAGTTTCCGAAGAAATCTGCGCTCGAAGTCATCATGTGCACGCTGCATTCCGGCGGCAAGTTCGACTCCAAGGTCTACGAGACCTCGGGCGGCCTGCACGGCGTCGGCGTCTCCGTCGTCAACGCCCTCTCCTCGCGGCTCGAGGTCGAAGTCGCGCGCAGCCAGAAACTCTACCGGATGAGTTTCGAGCGCGGTCACCCCAAGGGCAAGCTCGAAGACCTCGGCAAGATCAACAACCGCCGCGGCACCCGCATCCGCTTCAAGCCGGATACCGACATCTTCGGCGCCAAGGCCGCGTTCAAGCCGCAGCGCCTGTTCAAGATGACTCGCTCGAAAGCGTACCTGTTCGGCGGCGTCGAGATCCGCTGGCGCTGCGATCCCACGCTGTTGAAGGGAATCGAGGACGTGCCGGCCGAGGACAGTTTCCACTTCCCGGGCGGCCTGAAGGACTATCTCGGCGCGGCCATTCACGCCGACACGCTGGTGCACCCGGATATCTTCTCCGGCAAGTCGGGGCGCAACGGCGCCCATGGCGCCTGCGAATGGGCGGTCGCGTGGACCGCGGATGCCGACGGCTTCCTCTCCTCCTACTGCAACACCGTGCCGACGCCTGACGGCGGCACCCATGAATCGGGCCTGCGCAGCGCGATGCTGCGCGGCCTGAAAGACCACGCCGAGCGCATCGGCCAGGGCAAGCGCGCCGCGCCTGTCACGTCGGAAGACGTCATGGTGGGCGCTGCCGTGATGCTCAGCGTGTTCGTGCGCGAGCCGGAATTCCAGGGCCAGACCAAGGATCGTCTCGCCACGGCCGAAGCGCAGAAGATCGTCGAGCAGGCGATCAAGGATCCGTTCGACCATTGGCTGTCGGGCAATCCGCTGCAGGCCAACAAGCTCCTCGATTTCGTCATCGAGCGCGCCGACGAACGGCTGCGCCGCCGCGCCGAGAAGGAGATCTCGCGCAAGACCGCGGTGAAGAAGCTGCGCCTGCCCGGCAAGCTTTCCGATTGCACCAACAGCGCTCAGGAAGGCTCGGAACTCTTCATCGTCGAGGGCGACTCGGCTGGCGGCAGCGCCAAACAGGCGCGCGACCGCAAAACCCAGGCCGTGCTTCCCTTGCGCGGCAAGATCCTCAACGTCGCCTCTGCGGGCAAGGACAAGCTCACCGCTAACGCGCAGCTTTCCGATCTCATGCAGGCGATCGGCTGCGGCACCGGCGCGCATTACCGCGAAGAGGATCTGCGCTATTCGCGCATCATCATCATGACCGACGCCGACGTCGACGGCGCACACATCGCGTCACTGCTGATCACCTTCTTTTATCGTCAGACACCGCGGCTGATCGACGAAGGCCACCTCTATCTGGCGGTTCCGCCGCTCTACAAGCTGACGCACGGCAGCAAGTCGGTTTATGCACGCGACGATACACACAAGGACGCGCTGTTGAAGAGCGAGTTCAACGCCAACGCCAAGGTTGAGGTGAATCGGTTCAAAGGCCTCGGCGAGATGATGCCGGCCCAGCTCAAGGAAACCACCATGGATCCGGCCAAGCGCACGTTGCTCCGCGTGGTGCTGCTGGCCGACGACCGCGAAGGCACGGCCGATTCTGTCGAGCGGCTGATGGGAACCAAGGCCGAGGCCCGGTTTGCCTTCATCTCCGACAAGGCGGAATTCGCAAGCGACGAGCTGCTGGACGTCTAA